The DNA segment ACGGCCAGCAGGGCGAAGCCCGTGGCGCCGGCTTCGTGGCCGAGGCGGCTGGCCTGACGCTGGACTACGCCAAGAACCGTGTCACCGACACCACCATGGCGCTGCTCTTCGCGCTGGCCGACGAGGCCGGCGTGAGCGCGCGGCGCGATGCCATGTACCGCGGCGAAGCCGTCAACACCACCGAGCGGCGCGCCGCGCTGCATATGGCGCTGCGCGCGTGGCCGCAGGACGGCTTTCACGCGCAGGGCGTGGCGGTGGCCGGCGACGTGGCTGCGGTGCTCTCCCAGATGGAGCGTTTTGCCGACGCGGTGCGCGGCGGCACGTGGCGCGGCTGGAATGGCCGCCGGATCACCGACGTGATCAATATCGGCATCGGCGGCTCGGACCTCGGCCCGCGCATGGTCTGCCGCGCGCTCGCGCACCTGGACACCGAAGGGCCGCGCCTGCATTTTGTCGCCAACGTGGATGGCAGCGATCTTGCCGCCGTGCTCGCTCGGCTGGACGCCGCCAGCACGCTGGTGGTGGTTTGCTCCAAGACCTTCACCACGCTGGAAACCATGGCCAACGCGCACACCGCGCGCACCTGGTTCCTGCGCCACGGCGTGCCGCAGGCGCAGTTGGCCAGCCACTTCGTCGCGGTCTCCACCAACCGGCAAGCGGTGGCCGCGTTCGGCATCGACCCCGCCAATATGTTCCCGTTCTGGGACTGGGTGGGCGGGCGCTTCTCGCTGTGGTCCGCGGTGGGGTTGTCCATTGCGCTGGCTGTTGGCTTTGCGCGCTTTCGCCAGTTGCTCGACGGCGCCCGCGCCATGGACCGGCATTTCGCCGAGGCCGACGCGCCGCAAAACATGCCGATGATCCTCGGCCTGCTCGACGTGTGGTATCGCAGCTTCCTGGGCACCGGCAGCCGCTGCGTGGCGCCGTACTGCGAGCCGCTTGAGCTGCTGCCAGCCTTTTTGCAGCAGCTCGAGATGGAGAGCAACGGCAAGTCCGTGCAGCTCGATGGTGCCGCCGCCGCGCAAGGCACCGCGCCGGTGGTGTGGGGCACCACGGGCACCAATGGACAGCACGCCTACTTCCAGATGGTGCACCAGGGCTCGCACTGGATGCCGGTGGATTTCATCGCCGCGCTGGAGCCGGTGCACCCGATGCCGGGCCACCACGGCAAGCTGCTCGCCAACTGCTTTGCGCAAGGCGAGGCGTTGCTGCGCGGGCGCACCGCGCAAGAGGTCAGGGCGCTCGGCGTGCAGGACGAAGCGCTGGTGCCGCACATGGTGTTCGAGGGCAACCGCCCCAGCAACACGCTGTTGCTGCAGCGGCTCGATCCGTATCATCTGGGCGCATTGATCGCGCTCTCGGAGCACCGCACCTTCGTGCAGGGCGTGCTGTGGAATATCAACTCGTTCGACCAGTGGGGCGTGGAACTCGGCAAGCAGCTTGCCGCGCCGATCGCCTGCGAGCTCGACGGCGGGCCGGCCCGCCCGCATGATGCTTCCACCGCCGGCCTGATCCGGCGCGCATTGGCCGCGGCATCGGCCTGGCAAGGCTGACGCGCGGCAGCGTACGCGCTGGGAAACACGAGAAAGAGGATGCAATGACAACGACATCATGGCCAGCCTACGTCGTCTTTGGCGAGGCATTGACCGATATGGTCCACCAGGGCGGGCAGGGCTGGCTCGGCCTGCCCGGCGGCTCGTGCTGGAACGTGGCCCGCGTGGGCGCGCGGCTGGGCGTGCCCACCGCCTTTGCCGGTGCGATCAGCGCCGACACGCTGGGCGACCAGCTAGCCGAGGCCAGTGCCGAGGCCGGCCTGGACCTGCGCTTCCTGCAGCGCGTGGAGCGCTCGCCGTTGCTGGCGTTTGTCGGCGCGCAGCACCCGCCGCAGTACTTCTTCGTCGGCGACGACAGCGCCGATCTCTACTTCGATCCCGAGCGCTTGCCGCCGGGCTGGCGCCAGGCCGCGCGCACCGTGCACTTCGGCTCGCTCAGCCTCGCGCGCCAGCCGCTCGCCGCGCGCCTGTGCACGGAAGCCACACAGGCCAGGGCCGCAGGCAAGCGCATCGCCTTCGATCCCAACTTCCGCACGCCCATGCGCGCGCCGGCGTATCAGGCCGTCTTTGCGCATATGGCTGGCCTGGCGGACTACATCAAGGTATCGGACGAAGACCTGCGCGGCCTGTACCCCGCGCTGGACGAACACGCCGCGCTCGCCGCGCTCAGGGCGCTGGCGCCGCAGGCGCGCGTGCTGCTGACGCGCGGCGCGGATGGCATGACGCTGTTTCATGGCGATGGTGCTTGTGAGCAGCCGGTTTTCGCCGTCGACGTGGTGGATACCGTTGGCTGCGGCGACGCTGCAATGGGCGGATGGATGGCGGGATTGCTGCTGGACCCCGAGGCGACGCTGGCGCGGCAGGCGCGATGGGCTGCCGCTGCCGCGGCGGTGGCGGCCACGCGTGCAGGGGCGTATTCGCCGACGGTGGCCGAGGTGAGGGTGCTGCTGGGCGAGGCGGTGGTTCTGGCCTGATAAAACAGGATCTGCCTTGTCGTGCTCTCGGCTGTCTCTCCCTCTCCCCATGAGGGGAGAGGGAGAGACAGCCGTCGTCATGGCGCGCGGCGTTGGCCTGCTCGCCGGCTTCGGCTAGTGCCGCGGGTTTGACACCGAGATCACTGCTCCAGCTTGATGTTCTGCACCTTCACCAGCGTCTTCATCTTCTCGAATTCCTTCTTGATCTCCGCCGCATGCTCTGCCGGGGTGTTGCCCGAAGGTTCCGCGCCGGCAGTGCGCAGGCGCTGCTGGAAGTCCTTGTCCTGCAGCGCCTTGACCGCTGCTTCGTTCAGCTTCTTGATGACTTCGTCAGGCGTGCCGGCCGGGGCCACCAGGCCGTACCAGGCCGGGTCGTTCGGCTCCTTCAGGCCGAGCTCGCCGAAGGTCGGCACGTTCGGCAGGGAGTCGATGCGCTTGTTCCATGCCACCACGATCGGGCGCAGCTTGCCGGCCTTGATGTAGGGCATCGAGGAGGGCAGGTTGTCGACCATGATCGGCACCTGGCCGGCCAGCACGTCGTTCAGCGCCGGGCCCGCGCCGCGGTAGGGGATATGGACCATGAAGGTCTTGGTCGAGACCTTGAACTGCTCGCCCAGCATGTGGCCGAAGGCGCAGGTGCCGGAGGTCGCGTACGAATACTTGCCCGGATTGGCCTTGAGCACAGCCAGGAACTCCTTGTAGTCCTTGGCCGGGA comes from the Cupriavidus basilensis genome and includes:
- the pgi gene encoding glucose-6-phosphate isomerase; the protein is MSPISPISEGPRSLPTWQRLQAHAQTIRHAHLRDWFDGQQGEARGAGFVAEAAGLTLDYAKNRVTDTTMALLFALADEAGVSARRDAMYRGEAVNTTERRAALHMALRAWPQDGFHAQGVAVAGDVAAVLSQMERFADAVRGGTWRGWNGRRITDVINIGIGGSDLGPRMVCRALAHLDTEGPRLHFVANVDGSDLAAVLARLDAASTLVVVCSKTFTTLETMANAHTARTWFLRHGVPQAQLASHFVAVSTNRQAVAAFGIDPANMFPFWDWVGGRFSLWSAVGLSIALAVGFARFRQLLDGARAMDRHFAEADAPQNMPMILGLLDVWYRSFLGTGSRCVAPYCEPLELLPAFLQQLEMESNGKSVQLDGAAAAQGTAPVVWGTTGTNGQHAYFQMVHQGSHWMPVDFIAALEPVHPMPGHHGKLLANCFAQGEALLRGRTAQEVRALGVQDEALVPHMVFEGNRPSNTLLLQRLDPYHLGALIALSEHRTFVQGVLWNINSFDQWGVELGKQLAAPIACELDGGPARPHDASTAGLIRRALAAASAWQG
- a CDS encoding carbohydrate kinase family protein — translated: MTTTSWPAYVVFGEALTDMVHQGGQGWLGLPGGSCWNVARVGARLGVPTAFAGAISADTLGDQLAEASAEAGLDLRFLQRVERSPLLAFVGAQHPPQYFFVGDDSADLYFDPERLPPGWRQAARTVHFGSLSLARQPLAARLCTEATQARAAGKRIAFDPNFRTPMRAPAYQAVFAHMAGLADYIKVSDEDLRGLYPALDEHAALAALRALAPQARVLLTRGADGMTLFHGDGACEQPVFAVDVVDTVGCGDAAMGGWMAGLLLDPEATLARQARWAAAAAAVAATRAGAYSPTVAEVRVLLGEAVVLA
- a CDS encoding tripartite tricarboxylate transporter substrate binding protein BugE; amino-acid sequence: MQTSKIVLALGLAAAASVAQAQSFPTKPIRLIIPFAPGGTTDIVGRGAADQMSRILGQPVVVENRAGGGGSIGADAIAKAAPDGYTIGISTVSTMAVNPACNPKLSYDPIKDFKPVTNLANVANVIAVNPNFPAKDYKEFLAVLKANPGKYSYATSGTCAFGHMLGEQFKVSTKTFMVHIPYRGAGPALNDVLAGQVPIMVDNLPSSMPYIKAGKLRPIVVAWNKRIDSLPNVPTFGELGLKEPNDPAWYGLVAPAGTPDEVIKKLNEAAVKALQDKDFQQRLRTAGAEPSGNTPAEHAAEIKKEFEKMKTLVKVQNIKLEQ